Proteins from a single region of Terriglobales bacterium:
- a CDS encoding sensor histidine kinase — translation MAQRLASARSATAGLLLGLAVTLAAVVAYSWYVTRQISGLRELQTSITERSRMDSLQLLRIQNTLNSIALGMRDVLDNVESYPVTAFQGQFQRLRTDLEDGMRREQAVSVATRTPEQRQYLESSVAEFWNALDRVFDLSRNGKEEEARSQIRLSLQPREAALSIAVARLLVENNESEQQAAQQVIDIYRRVESRAYTFLIAALAAIVLTSVLLIRSNRELFRRLATLSEQRSDLAQKLISTQESTLSYVSRELHDEFGQILTALGAMLTRAAKRNPDTELNESLREIRDVAQSALDKVRTLSQALHPVMLDEAGLEQSLDWYLPTVERQTGIAISYEKSGTAFEVPRSVGVHIYRVVQEALNNVKRHSGAQRAWVRLRFLADALEVEIEDHGRGLATSNGSRGIGLVGMRERAQLIGAELSFAQPAEGGTVVRLRVPRSTAEAPKEPEPVG, via the coding sequence GTGGCACAGCGGCTCGCCAGTGCGCGTTCTGCCACCGCCGGATTGTTGTTAGGTCTCGCGGTAACTCTGGCGGCCGTCGTCGCTTATTCCTGGTATGTCACGCGGCAGATCTCCGGCTTGCGCGAATTGCAAACGTCCATCACGGAGCGCAGCCGGATGGACTCGCTTCAGTTGTTACGAATCCAGAACACGCTGAACAGTATTGCACTGGGAATGCGCGATGTTCTCGATAACGTTGAGTCCTATCCTGTGACCGCCTTCCAGGGCCAATTCCAGCGGTTACGCACCGATCTTGAAGACGGGATGCGTCGCGAGCAAGCCGTTTCCGTTGCCACTCGTACTCCCGAGCAGCGTCAATACCTCGAGAGTTCTGTAGCAGAATTCTGGAATGCGCTGGATCGCGTCTTCGATCTGTCCCGCAATGGTAAAGAAGAGGAAGCCCGCTCACAGATCCGTCTCTCGCTTCAACCGCGGGAAGCAGCGTTGAGCATAGCTGTTGCCCGCCTGCTTGTGGAGAACAATGAGAGCGAGCAGCAAGCCGCACAGCAGGTGATCGATATTTATCGCCGCGTGGAGAGCCGGGCATACACCTTTCTCATTGCAGCTCTTGCGGCAATCGTGCTTACCAGCGTGCTGCTGATCCGCTCGAACCGGGAACTCTTTCGCCGGCTGGCCACGCTTTCCGAGCAGCGCAGCGATCTGGCCCAGAAGCTGATCTCGACGCAGGAGTCGACTCTGAGCTACGTTTCACGTGAGTTGCATGATGAGTTCGGACAGATACTCACCGCGCTTGGAGCCATGCTCACGCGGGCGGCCAAGCGCAATCCCGATACGGAACTAAATGAGAGTCTACGGGAAATTCGCGATGTTGCGCAGTCGGCTTTGGATAAGGTGCGTACGCTTTCACAGGCGTTGCATCCGGTGATGCTCGATGAGGCGGGACTCGAACAGAGCCTTGATTGGTACCTGCCAACCGTCGAACGTCAGACGGGAATTGCCATCTCGTATGAAAAGTCCGGAACCGCTTTTGAAGTTCCACGCAGCGTCGGCGTTCATATTTATCGTGTGGTACAGGAAGCGCTGAACAACGTAAAACGGCATTCGGGAGCGCAGCGCGCCTGGGTGCGTCTGCGCTTCCTCGCCGATGCGTTGGAGGTTGAGATTGAAGATCATGGTCGCGGGCTCGCAACATCCAATGGCTCGCGCGGTATCGGACTCGTAGGAATGCGGGAGCGGGCGCAGCTAATTGGAGCGGAGCTCAGCTTTGCACAACCGGCGGAAGGGGGTACGGTGGTAAGGCTACGAGTACCACGAAGCACCGCGGAGGCCCCTAAGGAGCCAGAGCCTGTTGGCTAG
- a CDS encoding response regulator transcription factor yields MTKHKISVLLVDDHSLVRRGFRRILEDESDLQVVGEASSGSEAVELARKLKPQVILMDCALQGESGITATRNIVAMLPETAVLMLSMHSEETLVRQSLEAGARGYILKSAADLDLAAAIRRVLDGNVVLDPQVKRAETLRGERTAGLTARELEILQLIAIGKSNKEIASDLDLSVNTVSVHRANIMNALGLHKTAELVVYAIRNGLVNLP; encoded by the coding sequence GTGACGAAACACAAAATCTCCGTCCTGCTGGTTGACGATCACAGCCTCGTGCGTCGGGGATTTCGCCGAATACTTGAGGACGAGAGCGACCTGCAGGTGGTTGGTGAAGCCAGCAGCGGCAGCGAAGCTGTGGAACTTGCGCGCAAGCTCAAGCCGCAGGTGATCCTGATGGACTGCGCCCTGCAGGGCGAGAGCGGCATTACGGCTACACGAAACATCGTCGCGATGCTGCCCGAAACCGCAGTTCTCATGTTAAGCATGCATTCAGAAGAGACGCTGGTCCGGCAATCGCTCGAAGCCGGCGCCCGCGGATATATCTTAAAGAGCGCAGCCGACCTTGATCTGGCTGCAGCGATTCGTCGCGTTCTCGATGGAAACGTAGTTCTCGATCCGCAGGTGAAGCGTGCGGAAACGCTCAGAGGAGAACGCACGGCAGGACTCACTGCTCGCGAGCTCGAAATACTTCAGCTCATCGCGATCGGGAAGTCGAACAAGGAAATTGCCAGCGACCTCGATCTCAGCGTGAACACGGTCTCAGTCCATCGAGCCAACATCATGAATGCGCTCGGGCTACACAAGACGGCGGAACTCGTGGTGTACGCGATCCGCAATGGTCTGGTGAACCTTCCGTGA